From a region of the Lactuca sativa cultivar Salinas chromosome 4, Lsat_Salinas_v11, whole genome shotgun sequence genome:
- the LOC111884991 gene encoding pentatricopeptide repeat-containing protein At1g77405 — protein MISSKSASASQAHVVNQVLAAIIQNRPFDSHLAKSPSLTHHFSNPPWANELITNVLRSIPRFFFQSPRSIGRQNTSRHRAPLKQRNLHQESIKIHNHTLLLGPGAYRDPEKVTLGLNKALEFYYWVESQFGFNHNEITCREMSVILAKGNRLKDLWNFLKDMSRRNTGNLVTTTTMTCLIKVLGEQGLANEALAAFHRMKQFHCKPDVFSYNTIINALCKVNNFKMAKFLFEQMELPGFRCPPDTFTYTIMISSYCKLSLQTQCKKAIRRRIWEANHLFRIMLFKGFKPDVVTYNCLIDGCCKTYRIERALELFNDMMKQGCFPNRVTYNSFIRYYCVTNEIDKGVEMLRKMEDLKHGVGSTSSYTPIIHAFCECGRVLEAWDFVLELVDRGSIPREYTYRLVYGMLKSLGRMDLLDNVICGRIEEGIKNRYKHVMKVKPIMYEPQFDLE, from the coding sequence ATGATCTCTTCAAAATCCGCATCTGCTTCTCAAGCTCATGTTGTGAACCAAGTATTAGCAGCCATAATCCAAAACCGTCCATTCGACTCCCATCTTGCAAAATCCCCCTCTCTAACCCATCACTTTTCAAATCCACCATGGGCGAATGAGCTCATCACCAATGTCCTAAGATCCATTCCAAGATTCTTCTTTCAATCCCCAAGATCCATCGGGCGTCAAAACACCTCCAGACACCGAGCTCCTCTCAAACAAAGAAACCTCCATCAAGAATCAATCAAAATCCATAACCACACGCTTCTTCTTGGACCAGGTGCTTACAGAGACCCAGAAAAAGTAACCTTAGGTTTAAACAAAGCTCTCGAGTTTTACTACTGGGTTGAATCCCAATTTGGGTTTAATCACAACGAAATAACTTGTAGAGAAATGAGTGTCATTCTAGCTAAAGGTAACAGATTGAAAGATCTTTGGAACTTTCTCAAAGATATGTCAAGAAGAAACACTGGTAATCTAGTTACAACCACGACCATGACCTGTTTGATAAAAGTCCTAGGAGAACAAGGTCTAGCAAATGAAGCATTAGCTGCATTCCACCGAATGAAACAATTCCATTGTAAACCAGATGTTTTCTCATATAACACAATAATCAATGCATTATGTAAAGTCAACAACTTCAAAATGGCTAAGTTTTTATTCGAGCAAATGGAGTTACCAGGGTTTAGGTGTCCACCCGATACTTTCACTTACACAATCATGATTAGTTCATACTGTAAACTCAGCTTACAAACCCAATGTAAAAAAGCTATTCGAAGGAGAATATGGGAAGCTAATCACCTATTTCGGATCATGTTGTTTAAGGGTTTTAAGCCTGATGTTGTGACATACAATTGTTTGATTGATGGTTGTTGCAAGACTTATAGAATCGAAAGAGCTTTGGAGTTGTTTAATGATATGATGAAACAAGGTTGTTTTCCAAATCGTGTGACTTATAATTCttttataagatattattgtgtTACTAATGAGATTGATAAGGGTGTTGAGATGTTGAGGAAGATGGAAGATTTGAAACATGGGGTAGGAAGTACTAGTTCTTATACGCCTATTATTCATGCGTTTTGTGAATGTGGAAGAGTGTTAGAGGCATGGGATTTTGTTCTTGAATTGGTTGATAGAGGATCAATACCTAGAGAATATACATATAGATTGGTTTATGGGATGTTGAAATCTTTAGGGAGAATGGATTTGTTGGATAATGTGATTTGTGGAAGAATTGAAGAGGGGATTAAGAATAGATATAAACATGTTATGAAAGTGAAACCAATTATGTATGAGCCACAATTTGATTTAGAATAA